Genomic DNA from Lactuca sativa cultivar Salinas chromosome 8, Lsat_Salinas_v11, whole genome shotgun sequence:
cggctcggaaattttacttctcaggatcttcgaggtttcgggacttgcttcgggtctcaggaatgataccggggcttcgggataattttTGAACGAAAAAAGAGGTAAAACaggagaaagagaagagaaaaggAGCAAAAAGGCCGTCTGCCCTCacatcctttatataggggcagAAACCTCGCATTACGATGGGCGTAATGCTCAGCACCGAGGGGCGTAAgctttggatcatcactacttaCATACTTCCGAGCACTCGAGTTCAAGGCgggtcatgcttcgctgtacgttgggcatacaactCTACGCTCCGAGTAACCCGGATCGGATtgctgactccttcggataactATCTGATttaaagattaaataataaatattaattatttaaaaacttcagaaattcatatcctcttcatacaaactccgttttttgatgttctttatatccacgcgtaggtgagactatgctctacaactttcgtttagaccccgtcgactaattttgactttattttttattatttatttttagtaggtcgggacatgaaaactccattataaaatcataatttcttcgtctgacgtctgttttcgcctgtctttttatcgtttcactactattaacgagatcttcgattttcgtttagattgtttcggctaaaaactgctcgatcgcaaatcgagtattcgggctgcatactgctaagtcgaaacttcgaaaaatcataacttcctcatacgaagtcagatttgtacgatctttttattcatgctctcggtttaacgaactctacaacatttgtttagatcactaaggctaaatatctctttaacgtaaatttcattttttacgtcattcagcgttgtcggttctgtcgcgaaacttcgacaggtcataacttcttcgttataactcagatattagcattctttatatcttcggaatccttgtttcgaccactacaactttatgtaaagatatcgggcttatctcacactttaattttgacgctcattttattcttaattcattaaattatagtaattaagaaaataaacacataattcacataattcacataatactcaaatatttcatcattaatacttcaaaaagagttacaagggttaacctagactattacatcaacgaaaatgcctagcctggaaacgcgggcgttacattcAGCCACTTCTCACGCGATGGGAGATAACCATGGAGGGAATCCACCTCCAAATCCACCACCCGAGCAAACTCTTCTCCAATGGGCGAGGCAGGAGGTTACACAACAACCTCTTTGCATTACATATCCAGCTGCCACCAACTTAGAAATAAAATCCGGACTCATCCACTTACTCCCTACCTTTAGAGGCTTGGAAAATGAAGATCTCCACAAGTTTCTAACAGAATTCCATGTTGTGTGTGTTAGGATGAAACCACATAATGTCACGGAATATCAAATCAAGCTTAGGGCATTCCCCTTCGCAGTTCAAGATGCAACTAAAGACTGGCTCTATGACCTCCCACCGAGGACGGTAACTACTTGGGTAGATCTTGTGAGGTTGTTTTTGGATAAATACTTTCCCAAGATGAAAGCTTTAGCCATGCGAAGGGAAATCATTGGAATTAAGCAACATAAAAGAGAAGCTTTTCACACATATTGGGAAAGGTTCAAGAAACTTTGTGCCTATTGTCCCAAACATGGAATTACCGAGTACCAACTCCTCCAATACTTCATTGAAGGCATGAATCCAATGGAAAGAAGGCTTCTTAATGCTTCAAGTGGTGGATCTTTACCCGACAAGACTCCAACTGAAATCCACAACCTAATCAAGAACAAGGCTGAAGATTCTAAGCATTCAATccatgatgaagaatggtacacggATACACCCCGAGGTGTGAAGGAAGTCCAAACTCCACAAATTGAAGCTCAATTGTCTGAGCTTACGAAAGTGGTAATGATGCTA
This window encodes:
- the LOC111902619 gene encoding uncharacterized protein LOC111902619 translates to MGDNHGGNPPPNPPPEQTLLQWARQEVTQQPLCITYPAATNLEIKSGLIHLLPTFRGLENEDLHKFLTEFHVVCVRMKPHNVTEYQIKLRAFPFAVQDATKDWLYDLPPRTVTTWVDLVRLFLDKYFPKMKALAMRREIIGIKQHKREAFHTYWERFKKLCAYCPKHGITEYQLLQYFIEGMNPMERRLLNASSGGSLPDKTPTEIHNLIKNKAEDSKHSIHDEEWYTDTPRGVKEVQTPQIEAQLSELTKVVMMLAKDKGVHPTPRPCGICTQVGHPTDMCPQLQEEDYEEAKAMRAILDQIKEETISHEVTKDGTTIKPRQPQHPPQQAGSSSMSLEDIVKSLATSTQAFQQETKASIKNLEQQVSQLATCVSKLESQGKLSAQTETNPRHNVCVITLRGGKSYNDPKVSVDQEEEEIMVE